The following nucleotide sequence is from Deltaproteobacteria bacterium.
AGCGGCTTTCCAAGGTCCCATATAAGCACAACAGGGACTATCATGAGGAGGGCAATAGCGGTTACAGATGCATATATGGCTATCGGTTTATATCTTTTGATGCCAAATACCCATCCCAGACATGATATGACAAATGAACCTGCGCTAGCACCCACAAGCCAGAAATAACTTGTTATCGGCACCCCCCAGTTAACATGGTGAAAGGCATTCCATACAATCTCTTTTTCCATTTTTTATCTCCTTAACTTAGTGTCCCTTCCCGCTCTTTCCAAACAAGAGGGATATCTTTTCAGGTATCTCCTTTGCAAAGTTCCACTGGTTTCTCGCTATCTGCCTCCACATACCCCAAAATCCCGGGTCATTTTCAAACAGATCCCCGTGCTGGCCGCCTTTATGGTTTAATTTGAAT
It contains:
- the nrfD gene encoding polysulfide reductase NrfD; this encodes MEKEIVWNAFHHVNWGVPITSYFWLVGASAGSFVISCLGWVFGIKRYKPIAIYASVTAIALLMIVPVVLIWDLGKPL